In a single window of the Oceanispirochaeta sp. genome:
- a CDS encoding Gfo/Idh/MocA family oxidoreductase gives MKIGIIGCGIITQEAHLPALLRLKDKIEVISLCNHSLPKAVKTAELLGIPELPVYTDWQKMIREESGLEAVLVSLPIPLNYPVSRQCIDAGLHVICEKPAGVDGKEAALTMELNKDGGPLFMTGENYHYHPGFQKARELCVSGLIGSVHSLQWNVLQFMGVDNKFNQTLWRNQNEYPG, from the coding sequence TTGAAAATCGGAATCATCGGCTGCGGCATCATTACCCAGGAAGCGCATCTCCCTGCTCTATTGAGATTGAAAGACAAAATCGAAGTGATTTCCCTGTGCAATCACTCCCTTCCCAAAGCGGTGAAGACTGCCGAACTTCTGGGCATACCGGAACTTCCCGTATATACGGACTGGCAAAAAATGATCCGTGAAGAATCCGGTCTGGAAGCCGTTTTGGTTTCCCTTCCCATTCCGCTGAATTATCCGGTGAGCCGTCAATGCATCGATGCTGGTCTGCATGTGATCTGTGAGAAGCCGGCCGGAGTGGATGGTAAAGAAGCGGCCCTGACCATGGAGCTGAACAAGGATGGAGGCCCCCTGTTTATGACAGGCGAGAACTATCATTATCACCCGGGATTCCAAAAAGCCAGGGAACTCTGCGTGAGCGGTTTGATCGGCTCAGTGCATTCCCTCCAGTGGAATGTCCTCCAGTTTATGGGAGTGGATAATAAATTCAATCAGACCCTCTGGCGGAACCAAAATGAGTACCCCGG